The following are from one region of the Penaeus chinensis breed Huanghai No. 1 chromosome 5, ASM1920278v2, whole genome shotgun sequence genome:
- the LOC125025444 gene encoding LOW QUALITY PROTEIN: myb-like protein X (The sequence of the model RefSeq protein was modified relative to this genomic sequence to represent the inferred CDS: substituted 2 bases at 2 genomic stop codons): protein MTKALQSQAHHHLPGLQERPPRSSGVYTGSESTELSLQKPTEPQDLWEAGKRGTVQQALLHFNWSNSYLGATHLRALTLSATILGATNSPSYNLLIYYRFTGVPFVYISPISVILQESQLNQESQQNQESAEVRESAESGESANSEETAESGESSESEKSAESGESAESQESAESGESANSEETAESGESSESGESAESGESAESQESAESGESAESGESAESGESAESGELAESGESAXSGESAXSEKLSESGEQHNQESQRNQESAESGESAESGELAESGESAESGESAESGESAESGDSAESAESGESKESGESAESENTAESGESVESGEQQTQESQQNQESHQNQESHQNQESQQNQERQQNQESQQNQESQQNQERQQNQESQQNQENQQNQKSQWNQEIQQNQENEQNQESQQNQESQLNQRSQQNQESQQNQERESSESGESVESEESSESGESSESEKSAESGESAESEKNSGIRGVIRIRRQNRESHQNQESQQNQESQQNQESQQNQESHQNQESQQNQESQQNQESQQNQKSQKNQESQQNQKKTAESGESSESGESAESGESAESEKAAESGESSESGESAESGESAESGESAESGESAESGESAESGESAESGESAETGESAELTESNSADRSQQLRPPHPSPQAAAAAGAHPQADKLDAYPDMFYDG, encoded by the exons ATGACGAAGGCTCTGCAGTCTCAAGCCCATCATCATCTCCCGGGGTTGCAAGAACGGCCTCCCAGATCCAGTGGTGTATATACAGGCAGCGAATCCACGGAGCTCAGCCTGCAAAAGCCAACAGAACCGCAGGACCTTTGGGAGGCTGGGAAAAG AGGCACAGTCCAGCAGGCCCTTTTACATTTTAACTGGTCAAACTCATATCTTGGCGCCACACACCTCAGAGCCTTAACCCTCAGCGCCACGATTCTCGGCGCCACGAACTCGCCTAGCTACAACTTGTTAATATACTATCGATTTACTGGTGttccatttgtttatattt CCCCGATTTCAGTTATTTTACAG GAGAGTCAGCTGAATCAGGAGAGTCAGCAGAATCAGGAGTCAGCAGAAGTAAGAGAGTCAGCAGAATCAGGAGAGTCAGCAAATTCAGAAGAGACAGCAGAATCAGGAGAGTCATCAGAATCAGAAAAGTCAGCAGAATCAGGAGAGTCAGCAGAATCACAAGAGTCAGCAGAATCAGGAGAGTCAGCAAATTCAGAAGAGACAGCAGAATCAGGAGAGTCATCAGAATCAGGAGAGTCAGCAGAATCAGGAGAGTCAGCAGAATCACAAGAGTCAGCAGAATCAGGAGAGTCAGCAGAATCAGGAGAGTCAGCAGAATCAGGAGAGTCAGCAGAATCAGGAGAGTTAGCAGAATCAGGAGAGTCAGCATAATCAGGAGAGTCAGCATAATCAGAAAAGTTATCAGAGTCAGGAGA ACAGCATAATCAGGAGAGTCAGCGGAATCAGGAGTCAGCAGAATCAGGAGAGTCAGCAGAATCAGGAGAGTTAGCAGAATCAGGAGAGTCAGCAGAATCAGGAGAGTCAGCGGAATCAGGAGAGTCAGCGGAATCAGGAGATTCAGCAGAATCAGCAGAATCAGGAGAGTCAAAGGAATCAGGAGAGTCAGCAGAATCAGAAAATACAGCAGAATCAGGAGAGTCGGTGGAATCCGGAGA ACAGCAGACTCAAGAGAGTCAGCAGAATCAGGAGAGTCATCAGAATCAGGAGAGTCATCAGAATCAGGAGAGTCAGCAGAATCAGGAGAGACAGCAGAATCAGGAGAGTCAGCAGAATCAGGAGAGTCAGCAGAATCAGGAGAGACAGCAGAATCAGGAGAGTCAGCAGAATCAGGAGAATCAGCAGAATCAGAAAAGTCAGTGGAATCAGGAGATTCAGCAGAATCAGGAGAATGAACAGAATCAGGAGAGTCAGCAGAATCAGGAGAGTCAGCTGAATCAGAGGAGTCAGCAGAATCAGGAGAGTCAGCAGAATCAGGAGA GAGAGTCATCAGAATCAGGGGAATCTGTAGAATCGGAAGAGTCATCAGAATCAGGAGAGTCATCAGAATCAGAAAAGTCAGCAGAATCAGGAGAGTCAgcagaatcagaaaaaaacagcGGAATCAGGGGAGTCATCAGAATCAGGAGA CAGAATCGGGAGAGTCATCAGAATCAGGAGAGTCAGCAGAATCAGGAGAGTCAGCAGAATCAGGAGAGTCAGCAGAATCAGGAGAGTCATCAGAATCAGGAGAGTCAGCAGAATCAGGAGAGTCAGCAGAATCAGGAGAGTCAGCAGAATCAGAAAAGTCAGAAGAATCAGGAGAGTCAgcagaatcagaaaaaaacagcGGAATCAGGGGAGTCATCAGAATCAGGAGAGTCTGCAGAATCAGGAGAGTCAGCAGAATCAGAAAAAGCAGCAGAATCAGGAGAGTCATCAGAATCAGGAGAGTCAGCAGAATCAGGAGAGTCTGCAGAATCAGGAGAGTCAGCAGAATCAGGAGAGTCAGCAGAATCAGGAGAGTCAGCAGAATCAGGCGAGTCTGCAGAATCAGGAGAGTCAGCAGAAACAGGAGAGTCAGCAGAATTAACTGAATCAA ACTCAGCAGATAGGAGTCAGCAGCTCCGCCCGCCCCATCCCTCACCTCAAGCTGCTGCCGCTGCCGGTGCTCATccacaggctgacaaattagatGCTTACCCGGACATGTTTTATGATGGTTGA